The DNA region TTGTTGTACGAGTGTTTGTCTGGgtttaacaatattttttaaagatgtttttattttgtgtatgtgagtatactgtagttgtcttcggACACcataagagggtatcagatcccatttcagatggttgtgaatgacagtgtggttgctgggaattgaactcaggacctctggaaaagcagtaggtgctcttaaccactgagccatctcttcagcccaacaatttgttgttgagacagtctctcactctAACCTTGGCTTACCTGAATTCAcagtgtagatcaggctggcctggaactcacagaaatctgtgtctgtctttgcctcccaagcactaggattaaaggtgtgtatcaccatgcctatCTCATCCATaggtttttaatttatatttaatagcaAATATTGACCAATCTGCTTGTCAAAGTGAGATCGGCAAATACTATTCTGTGTAAGTATTTTTCAGTTCTAGTTCAATCAAGAAAACCCTTatggggtggcacacgcctttaatcccagcacttgggaggcagaggcaggcggatttctgagttctaggccagcctggtctacagagtgagttccaggacagccagggctacaccgagaaaccctgtcttgaaaaaccaaaaaaagcaaaaaagaaaactcttattAAAGAATCAacaattatacacatacacacgtatttataaatttataagctataaatttataaactaaaagaagaaataatatatttgccagattcagggggctggagagatgtttcagtggtttttaagagcactggctgcttttccaggactggggttcaattcccagcatccacatgacagcctacactataactccaactccatgAATTCCAAGACCTTCACACAcgcagacatgcaggcaaaacaccaatgcacataaaataaagataatttaaaattcagttttatgtggcaagtaaaattttattgttctagctagaaacAAGCATACATTACACAGATATAACACAGGAATATATTAGACGAAGAAGGCTATTATAAATTTCTCAACAACCAAAATAACATACCAGTTACTACTAGCACTATCCCATACATGGTCCCAACTCTTGAGCATCTGGGTATTAGCTGATGGCTGAACCTGGTGTGGAGGGCTAGACTGTCAGGTTGGCGTGAGGTGAGCCTTGCTCTTGAATGGACATGGACTGCATGCGCTTATTCAGGAGAtcctcttcctttgcttcttcaTTCATGTGTGCTTGATAAACACTAGGAGAAACTGAAGGGAAGATAAGCGTTTATAATGTGTTCtggaaataaaattctttaattttattactattattttatgtgtatgggtgttttgcctacatgtatgtctatttactgtgtgtatgtgtgcctggtgcccatagatggcagaagacggcatcagatctcttggaactggagtggtggatgctgggaattgaatgcaggtcctctggaagagcgcagcctgtgctcttaactgctgggccatctcttcagcctcattcacttattttttttgtttttgttttttttttgttgttgttgttgtttgagacagggtttctctgtgggctgtcctggaacttactctggagaccaggctagcctcaaacttagaaatccacctgcctctgcctcccaagtgctgggattaaaagcgtgcaccaccattgcccagcattcacttatttttttgagacagtatcttactttgtagccctggctgtcctggaacttgatatgtcaGACCActctggtctccaactcacagagatccacctgcctttgcaccttaagtgtggggattaaatacacccacacacatgcctggGAATAAAATTCTAAACACTTCTTCAAAATGGCTCAGCTTATGAAGCTTTTAGCAAAGACAAAAGCCCCTCCTGTCTTCAGCTTGGTTACCCTCCACTTCCCCAGTCTCTCACTGGTAGAGACACAGCACTGAAAGTGTGGGTAGCACACTTAGTAAACACTATTCCCACTGATTTTCAAAGTCTTTAGGACTTGAGGGAATTAGGAGTTAAGGTAACCTGTCAGTTATGGTTTCAATGTCTCCATGtcctttagtttttttctcaTGGTTTGAGGACCTCAAGCAATGTCTCCTGTGCTGAGGTCTCCCTGGCCGTTTTAGACCAGACTTAACAACCTCCCTGCCCTTTCCCTGATGTCTTGGAATTAAGACTTTGCATATGCTTGGCAGACATCTACAAAATACATGTGAAGCTGGGTATACTGGCACaagtctgtagtcccagcacttgtttATCAGTTAGTCTGTGCtagagagagagaccttgcccaaaacaaaaccaaacagtaacaacagcaaACCCCAAAGGACCAGGAGCGAAGGTCTATGTGAAGAGCTCATGCCTAGCACAGGATAAAAGACATACTTGAATCTCAGTCCCTTGAGTAGTGAATTCTTTCGAATAGAAGCATAAGCTACTTCAGGTttagttgtttgggtttttgagataGATAAGGTATCACTGAGCAGCTCTGAGTGGTCTTGAATCAGGCTGGAACTCAGATACACTGCTTCTGCCCTGGGACCTATGTCATACTGCCATGGTTAGAGCTCATCACACTTAAAATGTTTAATCAAGACGATTAaaatggggggctggtgagatggctcagcaggtaagagcaccgactgttcttccagaggtcctgagttcaaatcccagcaaccacatggtggctcacaaccatccgtaatgatatctgacgccctcttctggtgctgtttgaagacagctacagtgtacttacttataataaatacatcttttttaaaaagataattaaaatgactatatttagcttagtattttttaaGCTAAGTGTTCAAAAGTATAAGGCAGGCATGGTAATCCTGCCCACCTATAATCTTAGTGCTtagattcaaaaacaaaaatccctaactgtgtgtgtgtgtctgtctaatTCCACATTTACCTGGCAGCAAGAACAGTCCGCGTGGTCTTCTAAAAACCTTCAGGGACTTGCATCTTGTTTTAGATGCATATCCAATTTTTAACCTATGAGAAAGGAAAGTATTTTAATTGGGAGACAATAAAGTGAACGGCGCTGTCAGTCTTCAACATAAGATTCCTTTTACTAGCTGCTGGGATTACCAAAGACCTTCATTCCCAGATTCTCCTGTGATCTATTAACCCTGAAGTATATAGCACAGTTCTCATAGTTTGGATACTGACACTTTTGTGTTGTAAGCTGTGGGTTATTTTCTGAAACACAATCTCATGTAGTCCAAGCATGCCTCAAAATCATTAAGTAGGCCAAGATGTCCTTAACCTCCTGATCCTCCCACGTACTGAGAAATCAGGCATATGCCATTACACCTGCTGATAGCTGCTTTTCTTCTCCCCCCTGCAGTACTGTACAGTACTCCTCCTCTCTGCAGGCACACTACAAGTTTCTGGAGGCATTTGCATTATTTGGAATTTGAATGGGAAGTGCAGTCCATCTCTAGCTGATccaggatttttttgtttattatttactgTGTGTTTGAATATGGGGGTGTGCTATGGTTCATGTGGTTCTTGTATGGAAGTTAGAGAATAGCTTTGGGGAATCTGTTCTACCAGATTCTACTCTGGGTCCTAGGGGTCAAACACAGGTTATTGGGCATGTATAGCAAATATTTTTACTTGCTGAACCTTCCTGCCCTGATCAAGAAATGTTTATAAACTCACAGATTATACTGTGGGGAAAAAAGTGGGATacttggtgtggtggcacatctGTACTGCTAGCATGTGAGAAGCTGCAGCAAGAGATTACCCTGCATGTGTGGCATACCTGGGCTATATATCCTGTCATGGAAACTCAAGCACCGTGATTGTCATATCCCACTCACTGCAATGAAGAGGAAGTGGCCTCCCTCATCTAAGTTTAGTGGAGTGAATATATTAGGAAATGGGAGTTTTAATCTCAGGAAGATCCCCTTCACACAGAACTGGgtacattttttccttcttaaacacAAGAAGCGGACAGACCCTTCTTTGTGTCTCAGGGGTCGCCAAAGGGAATGTATGATCATTTCAGGTGTTTCAGCTGCAGTGCTCAAAGAGTCTTCTCTTTCCAGATGGTGTCTCCACGCTGTACAGGGGGAGTGCTGTTTCTGTGCATATCGAGGGCTCATATGGCCTCTGTGGTGAGTGAGGACACCTGGAACACAAATCCCCTCTTAGAATACACTCTCACTTCTCCTAAGAACTGACAAGAAACCAAGTGGAGGTACACCTGCCTGGCTTTTGTGACCCGTGATGAAACAGATGCATGTACTGCCTNNNNNNNNNNNNNNNNNNNNNNNNNNNNNNNNNNNNNNNNNNNNNNNNNNNNNNNNNNNNNNNNNNNNNNNNNNNNNNNNNNNNNNNNNNNNNNNNNNNNNNNNNNNNNNNNNNNNNNNNNNNNNNNNNNNNNNNNNNNNNNNNNNNNNNNNNNNNNNNNNNNNNNNNNNNNNNNNNNNNNNNNNNNNNNNNNNNNNNNNNNNNNNNNNNNNNNNNNNNNNNNNNNNNNNNNNNNNNNNNNNNNNNNNNNNNNNNNNNNNNNNNNNNNNNNNNNNNNNNNNNNNNNNNNNNNNNNNNNNNNNNNNNNNNNNNNNNNNNNNNNNNNNNNNNNNNNNNNNNNNNNNNNNNNNNNNNNNNNNNNNNNNNNNNNNNNNNNNNNNNNNNNNNNNNNNNNNNNNNNNNNNNNNNNNNNNNNNNNNNNNNNNNNNNNNNNNNNNNNNNNNNNNNNNNNNNNNNNNNNNNNNNNNNNNNNNNNNNNNNNNNNNNNNNNNNNNNNNNNNNNNNNNNNNNNNNNNNNNNNNNNNNNNNNNNNNNNNNNNNNNNNNNNNNNNNNNNNNNNNNNNNNNNNNNNNNNNNNNNNNNNNNNNNNNNNNNNNNNNNNNNNNNNNNNNNNNNNNNNNNNNNNNNNNNNNNNNNNNNNNNNNNNNNNNNNNNNNNNNNNNNNNNNNNNNNNNNNNNNNNNNNNNNNNNNNNNNNNNNNNNNNNNNNNNNNNNNNNNNNNNNNNNNNNNNNNNNNNNNNNNNNNNNNCTTTGAGACCCAAAGGAACCTAGAACTAAGAAGGAGGGGCTCTGTTCTCTGTCCATAAGCTTTAGACCTCATCGATCTTCTCAAGTTGGGTATTTTGGttgcttgcttttgtgtgtgtgtgtgtgtgtgtgtgtgtgtgtgtgtgtgtgtgtgtaggctaagGTTATAGCTTGcagcttttggttttcttcttccactgtgtggatcTCAAGAACTCAATGCAGGTTCAGGCTTGGTGCCCTtccccagctgagccatctcccctgcccttgCCTTCTTACTATGACTTACGAGGTGTAAGGTGGTAGTACCTGAAAGCACTGTAGTTTTCTCTGTCTCAACTAAAGAAACATCTTTTCCAGAAGCAGAAAAACATCTGCTATGTCTGTGGAACATACTGCAACTTAGTTTCcaacctaaattttttttttatccatttatttcatgtatcagacacaccagaagagggcatcagatctcattacagatggttgtgagccaccatgtggttgctgggaattgaactcaggacctctagaagaacagtcagtgctcttaaccactgagccatctctccagccccaacctaaaattttaaaaactgtatgcctgtatgtgggaATGTGCACAAGTACAGATGTGCCCAGTCAAGAAAAGGCTGTCCAAAggaaagagctacaggaaaaaaaGGACATGGACAGGCTCCACATTGTTACCTCCCTTCCTGGAGTCATCGACAGTATGTTAGGTATACCACGAAGACTGTAAGGCCTTAAAGTCTATGTAGTTTACCTTCAGACACAAGTTCGGGACCTATAGCTTGGTGGCTGAGGTTGCTCTGGATGAGGCTCTGGACCTAATATCAGGTGTCCTTCAGAAACATTTCAGGGGCTGGCAACATAGCTCAGCAGCAAAgcgcctgctgccaagcctgacaatctgaattTGACCTCTAGGATACACAGGATGGAAACCTCCACACACACcatagttaaaatttaaaattctggccgggtggtggtggtgcacacctttaatcccagcacttgggaggcagaggcaggcggatttctgagtttgaggtcagcctggtctacagagtgagttccaggacagccagggctacacagagaaaccctgtcttgaaaaaaaaaaaaaaaattaaattctgccTTACCTTTAGAAAAGATGCATCTGTCATTAATTTGGGGATATGAATTGTTTGGATCTGAGCAGTTTTCCATAGCTCTTGCAGTTTGGCAATGTGTGAGTACACTCTGTGTCCCTCCTTGATTCTATCTGTAGGCAAAGACATTATATGACTTTCTGAGGCAAagattattaataatatatacttATGACTACCAGTGATTATCCTGAAACAGTCATAATATCCTAAGTCAGAGTTAAATTTTGAGAGAATATATAATATGCCCTTTATTTTTAGAGTGCACAAACATCTGGAATCAACATGAAAAGATGCTCAGAATCACGCATCAGCAGTTCAgtgcaaataaaaatgagatgCAGGCCTGACAAGATGGTAAAGGATTTGCCCAGCATGTCTGCACTCTGACATCAGACCCTGGACTGTAAGACAGAATGAGAGAAGTGACTCCACAGAATTGCCCTCTGGCATCCgctgcacacacatccatgtcACCAAAGCCTGCACACTCTACCTTCCCTTAACCTGCAAAGTTAGTAAGAGGCCTTTAGaggcttccttctcctctctcttaacttgataaaaaacaaagaggcattttgaaagtgcttgctgtgaaatAGTTTACGGTTTTTTGAAGCTGCTCACGCAGGATTCTTCCCTTTAGTCCATGTGTAAACAACAGGTATGCCCTGCGCTTTCTAACCATTGCTaattctgaatatatttcttttacaattcattggtactttaaaaaaatcgTTATATAGTAACAAAAGGTAAAGAACTCATCTTCCAAACTCCTGAAAGAGTACAACtcaaaaaaaagagttctttctctcctaccctgTGAGTTCTGGGGGTCTGAATTCAGGTAGTCCAGCTTGGCCACAAGTGCCCTTAGCTGCTGCGCCACCTTACTAGCCCTTTGAACCTATTGGTAAAACTCCACTGTGTACTTAGGTACAGGTAACCTGGTTTCTCTCAAATCTGTCATCCACATGCATTACCTGCTTTATGCTGCTCGCCAGTGCCCTTGGAATTCGGGTGATAAGAATGTCCAGCCGatctgttagaaaaaaaacaCGCATAATACGTAAACTAGCAGCCTGACGGCCACTGAGAACTGAATGTCTAAAAGACAGAGACAGCTGCACATGCTCTTCACTTTCTCCTGCTTTCATCAATGTCTTATAAATTTTCTCCTCTAGATTGGCtacaaaaaagaataaagcttTTTCTAAGTGACCTTTCAGATTTCTGTCATACTAGGATGAAGGTGTGTGAGTGTTATTAGGAGCTAGAACCCAGGGGCTAACCCACACTACGAAAGTGCTCTACTACCACTGAGCTGGATCCCTAGTCCCACTTTTACTTGACCAGAAAGGACTTGGTTAAATTTGGTTTCATAGCTTCCTAGTCTAATTCTACAGTGAGATCAAGCCTGTAGTTTGCTTGGTCCCTCTACTTATCCACATGGCATCTTTCTTGTTCTCTAATAAAAGTAACTTCTGCCGGGAAAAGAGTAACTGTGTTGTGCTGGAACTAGTTCATTGGTTTGTAGTGTTTCCAGTCTTGTATTCGTTCTTTTTActcttttcaaaaaattaaattgcTTTCTATAGCTTTCTTGGTGACTGAGTCCACCAAGCCAGCACACTTAGTTCCAAGCATTTCGAAGAATGGGGAACCATATCGTC from Mastomys coucha isolate ucsf_1 unplaced genomic scaffold, UCSF_Mcou_1 pScaffold22, whole genome shotgun sequence includes:
- the LOC116104641 gene encoding protein FAM216A-like, which codes for MPSRFPGVAGPTALARTEGGEGSAGHSYHPNSKGTGEQHKADRIKEGHRVYSHIAKLQELWKTAQIQTIHIPKLMTDASFLKYMHLFHHGSQKPGVLTHHRGHMSPRYAQKQHSPCTAWRHHLEREDSLSTAAETPEMIIHSLWRPLRHKEGLKIGYASKTRCKSLKVFRRPRGLFLLPVSPSVYQAHMNEEAKEEDLLNKRMQSMSIQEQGSPHANLTV